GACCCGCATCGGGATCATGGAGCCACCGACGGTGAGGTATATGAGGATCGACTCGCTCGAGCCAGAATCAGCCCTGTTATGGCTATACCCCGGGAAGCTTATCGACCCATCCCAAACCGGACTCAAAGCGACAACGGCGACGGACATCTTCTACGCAAATTCTTTTGTTGCAGCCTCAAGAAACCCGCAatccccttttcttcttcaccTAAATGCCTGTACAACCTTTTACCTCCATGAGGCCCTTCAATCAAATTGATTGAAAGACCAATGCCCCGAAAAATTCTATACACGAACAAAAAGAAGGGAAccgaaaagaaaggaaaagaaagaaagaacagataaccgacccaaaaaatccaaaaccaaacCCCTCCCGATGCACCTACAATccccaggaaaaaagaaaacccaaaaccaAACCCCCCCTCAATTCACCGACGGTGAATGGAGCGATTCAGGACCCGGAGAAACGAAATGGACGTGAGGATCGCGTGAGATTAAGGCCTTTTTCGTTCAGAGAGAGCGGATTCTAACCTTGAGGGAAAGAACCGAAGGAGGAAGGAGCAGATGGCGAGGGCTTAAATCGAGGATGGCGGCGATCAATTGGCGATGATTCGGGGTGGGAGGGCACGATCGCTGGACAGCTCTCTCCAAGATTAGAGGGTCGTCGATTCCAACGGCGCGATCATTTCGCCGATATTCTCTATTCCGATAAGAATGTCGCCGATGCggatgagagagagtgagcgaGAGAGCGGCAATGTAGCCGTTGCCCCTTTCACAGATATGAGCTATGACCCGACGACTCGTGACGGAATGTGTTCCCATTTTAAACGACAAAGCTTTCGAGTGTTCAtttcttttccatatttttcaacCGTTTGCTAACGGACGTTTTCCTTGGGGAAGCTGCAACTGCAACTTCGCGGAAGGAAGGAGAGAGCTCGTTAGGTTGAAGTTACCGAAATGCCCCCGCGGAGTTGCGCATAATTTCGGAATTACCTCCTTCCGTTTATCCATTTTTTCCGGTCTTTCCCTTTCTCGAAGGTGATgctatttttaattaacacgCAACGCCCACGGGATTAGCTATTACGGGCCGCTGCATCatcttcaaaaaatagaaagatttgaccccaaaaaaaaaaaaattttctgaaagacattttttgttttttgtttttttatattgtTCATGTTTGCTAAAGGCGTAACTCTGCATGGAAGCTAATTAGACTGAAATGCCTGGCTTAATCTCTTTGAATTCACTAATTAGACTGAAATGTCTAGCTTGATCTTTGAATTCAGCTACCTTTTATTCCTACTGCCAACAACCTCTAGTGGTTAATAAGTAACATCCTATGATGATGCTGATGAACATAGTCCGTAATCTTTTTCTCTAATTGTGAAAATCTTACCTGCAAGAAATATTCGAGAAAGTCGCTCTCTCTTTTAAATATcaacaatcatttttcaaaaatatgatgACAGCTCGGGAAGGCCATAGACCCTAGCTCTCTCAAGCCCAAGACTCGAGTTGTAAGCGAGGCTTTTTCTCGACTCACGTTTCATAATTTTCTCGTgacaaatatcaaaaaatgaCGTCTGATATTATTTGCAAAATGCAACCAAACATAGCAAAACCCATCATTTTTTCCTCAAAACAAGTTCCTctgagaaaatatttacaacaaagttcatttttcgtGAGATAAATGAAGCCTTAATCTCCATCTTCGCCGAGACAAAAGCATTATTGACCAATGGTAAGCTCAACCGAGATTCACCCACTAACTCGGCTCGATGATTTTCACCGAGATAAAGGGACGTGCCGACAAAAGAGTTAGATCGGTACACGTGTTTAAGCCTTTCGGGTACCTGCCAAAGATGATATATTATATATCCTCACGAAAAGTTTATGTCATTATACTCAGGAACATGGCTCGAACGTGAGGTgtgtatatttttctttttatatctCTTGGAATCGATCATAATAAAGTACCATTAGAATTATTCAAcaagactaaaaaaaaaaaaaattgattccgTGAAGTTCAGGTGCATTGGACCTTGTTTAGTGCCTTTGCTACAGAAAAGGGTCCAATGTCCACATTACATATCTTCAAAAGTAGACACCACTTTTGTCGCGTAATCATActgcatatatatataggatTAGGAGCCAAGATGCTCTAGGATTATTGTTACTTACATTTATATCGGATCTTGTTAGCAACCGGTCCTACATCCACATTAAATAGCGCATCATTTACATttcaaaatcacatttaatGTGTGCCTCACAAATTTGCTTTAAAGACTCTCTTTTGGTATTCCTatcttgatttgattattttgaatTATGGAGCATTGGCTAAGTCCAGGGTGGGATTTGACTGAGCTGACTGCTAAATGATATATAGTCGATGCAAGCTGATGTTTGAACTATGACTGAAAATAGAGGGTAAAAGCAAggaagaaaaatcgagacacgagatcTATCTTGACTTGTCTTTGAACTAGGGCTCCATTCAGTAGaagattttactataattagcacatttcTTACCTCTCTATTATAATTTTCGATTACTAGAGACGGTCATTATATATGCGCCACTCAGTATCTATTCATGTACTTAAACCcaaactattaataaaatacGGACCGAAACTAAAAAAAACTCTTTTGACAGTCCAGAAGCGTCGTCCCCCGTGAACCCCAGACCCGGTGCCTAACAGCTTGCTCAAACCTCCTCCATGAAGGTTCCTCAAATGCGATAGCAATCGCGGTGGACCAAATGGGTTTTCGCAATGATGAACAAATCGGCCTTTGGTGGGCCAAAGAGGGAGGAAAAGATAAAGTTTAACATTGAGAATTGGATCGCAAGTTCTCTTTTTCCAGGCCCTTTCGGCATGATTGCTCCTGGGGAAGTTAAATTATAATTAGACGATCAAACTTCAAATTCAATTTCAGAGAGGGGGGGAAGGTAGAAAGGGCAGAACGCAACAAGTGGGGACTGCTTTTCATGGACATTGATCATGGCCCTCCATGTGGGCATATGGGTCCACTCCATCATTACATTCTTTTATTTGGTTTGGTTCTTGCACGATGATCTTTTCTCCTACCGTCAAGGGGCGACATCATGAAACTCTAGGACAATGAGGAGCTTGTAGGGCACATAGCCGTGGTACCGTTTGTTGTAATCAGAAAATATAGACGGAGATAAAAACTATGAAAAAGCGATAACAAACATCATAACAACCAAGCCAATCTTTTCAAATAGAGATGTTGACTTACTACTCAAATATGGACTTGCTTGATGCTGTAAACTCGAAAAGAATTGAATAAGAGGTGAGATACGGCCAACTGAATCTCTTTGAGGCGGTTACTTTCTAGCAATGGTATTGAGCTGCGACTACCTAAAAAACCTCACCTACTTAAGGGTAAATTAGCATTTAATGAGTTCGGATTATGGAATAAGCATTAAGGAATTTTTATCCGAACTCCCGTGtatttttgaggaatttttatggaaccGATACTATTTTTAGGGACATGATTTGTTGGATTTAGGTCCCGTTGGATCAAGTGTATACGAAATTGGGATAACCGGGGACATGATGGACACGTGCCGGGCTACGTGTCACAACGTGGCAGCCGTGGGCCACGCGCTTATGACATGTGTTACGCGCTTGACATGATTTGTTGGATTTAGGTCCCGTTGGATCAAGTGTATACGAAATTGGGATAACCGGGGACATGATGGACACGTGCCGGGCTACGTGTCACAACGTGGCAGCTGCGGGCCACGCGCGCATGACATGTGTTACGCGCTTGACACGTGTCATCATCTCGTTCACCTGCAAGTCGCTCAAGCTGCTGACTCATCATAAGCTTACTCTACTACAAGCTGCTGCATGCTCACCGGTCTAAGCTAACCGAcctattataaatagaaatcgacGTCAATTCATTCTATCGGCTTTTGTCGGAAATCTCTATCTTTACTCTGCTGGAACGTCGATCGCCGTTCAACCACCACGCGCCTCAAGTGCCGCTCGTCACCGCTCGTTGCTATCTCCGACCGCCCTAGCCACGACAATCTTAGGTCGTTGTGGCCGACCGTACACGGACCTAGTCCGGCGATTCGTTCCATCCGTTCGCTCGTCCTATCGTCCGTTTGATTCATTGCTTAGTCGAGGCAAGTTGATCTCTATCCTTATTACTATGCTTTCTATGATTACGGATGCGAGTGTTGAATTATGATGGTTAATGATTTGTGATAGAAGATTTGGATATGATTATGAGATGTACTGTCTATGAGGATCCTATTTGCTTTGGTTGGATTTCgatattttctattgatgtgAGATATGTTTGGTTGTCATGGACGATCCTCAAATCTATGATATTATAGTTGGTTTAGTCGTTTGGAATAGAATTCTATTGCTGAGTGTAATCCACTTACTTTGATAGTTGAAACCCTTTTCCAAATCAAAAGTATGTCGGATAATCCGATTCCGGTACAACGTCTCTATGGTGAGCCTCTGTGAATTGATAGGTCCATACAAGAGCATATTCATGTCGGACCTAAGAGCCCATTGAGAACTCGCTACAAGATCATTCGATATAGGGGTTATGTGGAAAAGGGACCTCCGGTGGTTTAGTTTGCTTTGAGTTCAAGGTGGTATATTGCCGTGGGATATTAGGATGGTTAGGTCCTATTCCACCCACCAATTCAATGCGCTTGGGATCGCGAACGACAAAGATGATAGTGAGGAATTCATGCCCCACACTAGTCTAATATTCAGGTTCAAAGAGGAATGAAGTATGAAAAGATGATGATGGAGTTCGTAATACTCAAACTAGTTTAGCTTCCATGTGAATACCCTCTGTAGTACTCATCCCATGTGAATTTTATAAATAAAGTGAGTAGTTGTATAAATATGTaatattcaaccaaaaaaaaaaaatataaatatgtaaTAAGGAGTGGATGGTGAGTTTGAATAAACGACTTATGAATAAAATGCTATTATTATTTGACATGTGTGTTATCCGGTTAGTGAAACCAtaaaaggccataccctttgtaTAGGCGTGCCTATTGATTGAATGCTTTTGTTTGACATGCACCGGCACCCGTATGGCCGCCCTACTTGATTTTCTATTTAGCTAAGCTTCCGCATGCACCATCGTACTACGATTATGGACAGACTAACTAAAGAACAGAGCGAGGTTTTGGAAAACCTTCCCATCGGGGTGTCAATAGTATTGGACGCTACATGAGCAGTTTCACGAGATGTGCCTCCTAAGATACAACATATCGCGATCGTTTGTATCGGCGCTATGCAAACATGACTTTGTCAAACACTTTTTGAAATCGGCACGCTTAGAGgacgactaaaaaaaaaaatagaggaattCTTGGAGTAATTCTCATGaagttcttcttttttaattaaggaGACACGTCTATCTATAAAGACATGAACTCAAGAGTCATATCGGTTAGGCTTACATTAGTTATGCCATTAACCCTTCATAATTACAACACTAAAGTTGAAAATTGCCGCAGAAGAACTGAAAGGACATGTGAATTAAAGGGACGTCATTAATGTTGAACCATTAATCCATAATAattacaaaatagaaaaagtaatttCCTATACACGCGTAAAAGTGGACATTGTTGAGTATGCCTCAAGTTTTTGCCAACTGTTAATGAAGATCGAAGTCCGATCTTGGATCAACCACTGTCAAGACCTTATTATAGAACTTAATCCTAATTAGCTAAAACTTaattccttttttgttgttttaccTGTTTACTAAGATTACACATAAGTGTAGGGTGTTTTTATATTCTCAAGGTGATTGTTTTTTAGAGGAAAATAATGTTAGGAGTTGTGTGAAATATTGggtgagttgaacttcaaaTTAAGAGGGACATAGACTCAACCTTGTACTTTCCTCGCTCATCATAAATTTATCGTTGCCACTCTTCCAGCGGTCGTAGGTCTCAAAACTTGGTCGAACCATGTAATCCTGATCTAGCGATTGTGATAGACCCAGTGTTCCGACATTGCACAGCAAACATTCATATATAacgtttttgtttttatgtGTTGTGGAAACTCGAGCTCTTTTGTGGCAACGATTAATTAGTTATATATAAGCATTATATAACACATATAAGTTGTCGTGTCCGTCCACATCAAATACGAATTGAAGTAGAGTAAAGAAGAGAGTCAATCTAAGTCCTACCATTGTGACAATAGGCCAATCACTCAAACCACTATAAAGTTCTTGAAATGGATGAACCCCTATTAAATTACCGTGGTCTTGGTAGCTTAACAATCCCGCTATCATATCTCTAATCCTAGGATACTACCAAGTTTATGGTACCAAAACCTCAACTTCGAAATCAAAGCTTAGCGAGGTGATTAATGTATCTCTAAGTTGTACCTTCTTACCTTCGAGAGTGATGAAACCTAACTCGGACGAGACCCACGTACAAATgaagagaaatgagaagtatAAGTACTAGAATTGCAAGATTGACCCCATTTTAGTTCTATGAGGAATGAGGATATGTTACTTGCTTccctaataataataaaaaaatattataaacatATTTATTTATGGGTTTAAAATGCTGCGTTGTCTGTCAATTGTCAAAATCTGTTCAAAATTGTCAATTTTCGCTTTGGCCCGATCTGCCGATCATTCAATGGCAAATTTGAAAATATCAATGGTTGTTGCTTGGCAGTTGGCGCAcaatagaccaaaaaaaaaaaaaactgacaaAAATTATTCCGGAGGACGCTCCCCCTGAGGCCCGTTGGGGAAATCTGGCGATGCTGGTCGGCGAAGTCGCTGACGTGTCGGATGGTGATTGGGTAAAAGACGAAAGCCGTTCGTCGTTTGGTGTTTTATACTTTTATCGTTGTTGTCAGATTTTTTCTCGGCCGGTTCAGAGATTCAATTTCTGGCGTCCTGAACCGGGGAGATAAGCCCAAATCAAACGGGGTTATTCAATTTCGCGTGCTCTAAAACGAGTTACGCGAGCAGTGCCGATCCAGTGCAGGCGACAGTCGGCACTAGCCGTCTAAAGTGCGAGCAGATCGCGCACTACACCTGATCATGAATTTGGCTATCCGCGGGTCAGCTTAGGCCACATTAGCCAAAAGGGCACCGTTGGGCGAGCTTGGATAAAGATTTTCGTTAAGAAGGCCGATCCAATAGTGCTCGTGGCAGCACCGCACGTCCCGATAATTTCACACGTAGAATTTTTCACTATGAGCAGACTTGGACAACACTTTAGGCCCGACATAAGGGCTTGGCCCTGCCCATCCTTGCTCGTGAATCACCTCTGGCGCATGCACTTTATTTTGCGAACatcaaatttaaggtttttccttcttcttcttctttttttcccaaagtTTTTTCTTACCGGCAAAGTTTGCGGTTGTATATTTTAATTGGAAGTTACTTCGATTTCAGGCTGAAAAATCAAATGGGAAATGCGAATTTAAAAGCATAAATAACTCCGAACACTGATTTCATTAAAAGTTTATTGGACTTGCCTAAGACATCACTGTCATAAGAACCAAACGCTTAAGCACTCAACCACAACTTGAAAACTCTATTCGAATGGCATCCCAAGCATTCCTGATACAACATTCACTATGTTGCAGAGGTCTCAACTTCCTTTTCTTATGCAAGTTTGAGTGTTGCAGAtcttgacaagaaaaaaaattcgcgaaaaatccaagaaatgacGATCTGACATCCGAGAAAAATTTAGGAGGACGTGTGTCAGATCGTTGGTTTGAGGTGACAATATTTGGGTACAGTAGCTCCTGATATCTTTTAGAAACCGAAGATATAGAGCTCTCAAGGCTGATTTGGCATTAATTTGTTTGGTTGGATCTGTACTGATCATCAATAACGAAATAATCCAAGATTGCATGAGACTGAAAAAGAGTTGATCAAATGTCGTTTTGTTTCGGCCATTCTCCACTTAACGACTTTAACCGCCATATCTTCCCGCCAATTTGACCTGCCTCCttcccctcttctctctctctctctgtgcgtaGAACGTGACAAACAATGCCGATGGATCtccaactctctctcctcttctcgcTCGTCCTCGTCTCCGCCGTTTTCTCACCGTGCATGTCCTTTCCATCGCCGCAATCGAGCCCTACTTCATCTCCTTCCCCTTCGACTTCTCGTCGAGGACTGAAAAACCCTGGCATCCATATCTCATCTTCACGGCTGGCTTCCCCGAGTCCTACACCTGGTCCTCTCGCCCCTGCACTGTTTGTGTTCGGCGACTCCTCCGTCGACTGTGGCACCAACAATTTCCTCGGGACGCTCGCGAGGGCGGACCGCCTTCCTTATGGCCGAGACTTCGACACCCATGAGCCCACTGGCAGGTTCTGCAATGGACGAATCCCAGTCGACTATCTCGGTAAATTCGCCTCACTTTCTTGgttttctttgatttcttgAATGACCTTTTGTCTTGGACATGAAGAAATTTCATCAAGCGCTCAAAGACATGGAGAATCCCAAATTTTTAAGTCATCCTGTGAGGATCTCATTTCCCCACCATTTTCAATGATCATATGTCCGATCGAAATATCCGTGAAGGTTTATTTCTCATTACTCGTCTGATTGTCGATTTCTTTTCAATCAGCTCTATATCTCGGTCTTCCGTTTGTACCGAGTTATCTTGGACAGAGAGGACAGGCGGAAGATATGATTCATGGAGTGAACTACGCATCTGCCGGTGCCGGATTAATCTTCTCGAGCGGATCGGAGATGGTACAACTTTCATATTCTCGTACACAGAAAATGGGTGTTATGAAACTCTGCGAATGAACCACTCATCTCCAGCATACTGACTTTGACTAACAATCCTATGAAGGGTCAACATGTCTCCTTCACTCAGCAAGTCCAGCAATTCGCAGACACATGCCAGCAGTTCATTTTGAATATGGGAGAGGACGCTGCGGCTGATCTCATCTCGAGCTCGGTGATTTATATCTCGGTCGGAATCAACGACTACATACATTACTACTTGCCTAATGTGTCCGACGTGCAGAGCCTGTACTTACCGTGGAGTTTCAACCATTTTCTGGCGTCGTCCCTAAGGCAGGAAATCAAGGTTGATACTGTGGCCCAATCCATTCAGATGCATAACCTTTGAATTTTGCAGACATTAAATTTAAAGTGCTATTGGTAGGGGATGAGGGGCAGGGTGTTTTGTTAAATTTGCAGGATGTTTTAGTGTTGATTATATTGTTGATGGACTGCCAATATGTATGTGATCCTCGATGCAGAACTTGTACAACATGTATGCTAGGAAGGTTGTGGTGATGGGATTGCCGCCCATCGGTTGCGCTCCTCACTATCTGTGGCAGTACAGGAGCAAAAACGGGGAGTGTGTGGATGAGATCAATGACGCAATCACGGAGTTCAACTTTGCCATGAGATTCATGGTCGAGGGGCTAGGTCGGGAGCTCACGGGCGCGAGCATCACCTTCTGCGATGTATTTCAAGGTTCCATGGACATACTGAAGAATCACGAGCATTATGGTGTGGTTATTGTCGAGTTAGCCATTTTCTCTACTTGAATGAACTATCCTACAGTTTTGAAATCCGAATTGAAGTTTTGAAACTCTGGTTCAGGTTTCAATTTTACTACCGATGCATGCTGCGGGCTAGGCAAGTACAGAGGCTGGATCATGTGTTTGTCGTCCGGAATGGCGTGCGAAAATGCTTCTACGCATATTTGGTGGGACCAGTTCCatccgacggcggcggtgaaCGCAATTTTAGCAGACAACGTGTGGAACGGACTGCACTCGAGGATGTGCTATCCGGTGAACATGGAAGAGATGGTGGTTCATAGGACTAAATGATTAGTACTGCACGTCGGACCTGCTGAATTCATTCACAAACTTCCCTATTTTTCCTGTACCGTTCATTTCTTAAGATAGTGATGTCTGTAGCGAATAACGAGCGAAGTATTTCATGATCAACATGAATGTATCTGATGTAATTTGCTACTACGTATCAGTAGATTGTCCACAGCAGATCCATCAAAACTCGAATAtaggtttcaattttgctcatccaactctTCTTAGGAAAGGTGCGTGTCATCTTCGACATCTGATTGTACCTCGAAACTAGGGAATGAGGTAGTAATGTCCCTGCAGAAacgaattgaaaatttctaagtagaaaagagagaaaagagtcATTATTCGAAGTAACAATGTGATATTTGATGGATGTGTGCAATATCTTGTAaatgtgtagagagagagagagaaagagagagagagagagatgtactTGAGATATGGAATGGTCATATTCTTGAGTATGGATGGGTTCTTAGCTGCAAATTCCCTCCACTCTTCGAGGTCGATTTTGCCGTCTCTCTTCCCATCTGCTTCTTGGAATGTCTGAAATCGAAGTAATGCCTTCGCTTTACTGTCATATGACAGATAAATTCCCGATTGTCTCTAGCATTTTTTGCACATACCTTATCGATGATGGCGTCGACGGCGTC
The sequence above is drawn from the Rhodamnia argentea isolate NSW1041297 chromosome 9, ASM2092103v1, whole genome shotgun sequence genome and encodes:
- the LOC115740891 gene encoding GDSL esterase/lipase 7, producing the protein MPMDLQLSLLFSLVLVSAVFSPCMSFPSPQSSPTSSPSPSTSRRGLKNPGIHISSSRLASPSPTPGPLAPALFVFGDSSVDCGTNNFLGTLARADRLPYGRDFDTHEPTGRFCNGRIPVDYLALYLGLPFVPSYLGQRGQAEDMIHGVNYASAGAGLIFSSGSEMGQHVSFTQQVQQFADTCQQFILNMGEDAAADLISSSVIYISVGINDYIHYYLPNVSDVQSLYLPWSFNHFLASSLRQEIKNLYNMYARKVVVMGLPPIGCAPHYLWQYRSKNGECVDEINDAITEFNFAMRFMVEGLGRELTGASITFCDVFQGSMDILKNHEHYGFNFTTDACCGLGKYRGWIMCLSSGMACENASTHIWWDQFHPTAAVNAILADNVWNGLHSRMCYPVNMEEMVVHRTK